In Bombus vancouverensis nearcticus chromosome 12, iyBomVanc1_principal, whole genome shotgun sequence, the genomic stretch CCTCCCTTTATCTCCGAGATGCTTATTACTATGTCCACGAATCGATGAACAATAGAGAAACGATTATTTAAGATGTTTGTAAGTATGAAGAGAATAATTATACGTATTACTATGTAAGAAGGCTTTATCACATAGGCAGTTTAACGTATTATTACGAGGTATAGAGATACGATTAATATTCGCGATAATTGATTCAGTTGAGCGTCATTCGATTTACTGATCGAGGAATCTATGTTCATCTAGTTTTAGATGTTACTGTATATTAGTCTTAAATAAACACAATTatggaaaagataaaaatatctgTTTGTAAATGTTTTACTATATTCATCCtacaaatgtattttattactGTTGAGCTCATTAAATATTGTGATCGAGAGATAAACAACACaatcgaataaaaaatattaaggacaatttttttttttagaacatTTATCTAACCTCGAGGTTCCATTTGGAGCTGCTACGTTCATGACAGTAATGAAATGACCGTAGCGCCGCGTAGTGGTAGATTCTTCCATTTGTCGACCATTTGTAAACATGTCTCCAGTAAGTTTCCTCCtctcgaaaaatataaaaataattcgaaaacatttaaaaatttgctaaaaCTTCGTAGAACGTATAAAATAGTGTGCTGTGACCTTTCAtcataatacaattttatttccattttcgaAAAGATTACAAAGATATCGTTGGATATTGTAAACTTCCAACATAGACGTCTATCAGAGGCTAGCACATGTATCCACAACAagcgtaattttttaattaaaagaatctTAAAACGaggaattatatatttttcagccAACGGCAAAGAAGTCTAAGGGACCGACCATAAAGAAACAGGCCCTTCGGGGTAAGGGTCAAAAGAAAAAGGTATCCCTTAAATTCACTATTGACTGTACTCATCCGGCAGAAGATAACATTATGGATGTAGCCAATTTTGTGAGTTTTCCTTAATTTTGTTCTCTATTTTTCACATTTTACTTCTTTCCTgaaattcttcgtatttttttaattctaatctctatataaatttaattattcagTGCGATCTTAATCTTATATTAACTTCACATTATCAGAGATGATGGGAATATTAAAATTGATAATGTTATGTGTAAGtaatattgttctttttttatagGAAAAATATCTGCATGAAAGAATTAAGGTTGCAGGGAAGACAAACAATTTTGGTAACAGTGTAACCTTGGAAAGGGATAAGATGAAACTATCTGTTAATAGTGATACTGACTTCTCAAAGCGGTGAGTATCGTCCAGTATTTAAGAAAAATActtgtaatttaaaaaaccaactttctattAACATTAATGATTTGTGGGTTTTGCGTTATATTCTTACAAGATAACTGATATTTGCACTAATTTAATAACATGTCTATATAGATACCTTAAATATTTgacaaaaaaatatttgaaaaagaatAAACTGCGTGATTGGCTACGCGTTGTGTCGAAAGATAAAGAAACCTACGAGTTAAGGTACTTCCAAATTA encodes the following:
- the LOC117155521 gene encoding large ribosomal subunit protein eL22, whose translation is MSPPTAKKSKGPTIKKQALRGKGQKKKVSLKFTIDCTHPAEDNIMDVANFEKYLHERIKVAGKTNNFGNSVTLERDKMKLSVNSDTDFSKRYLKYLTKKYLKKNKLRDWLRVVSKDKETYELRYFQINSQEDDDEEDAE